Within Streptomyces roseirectus, the genomic segment GACGCGGTTCGTGTGGTCCACGGGGACGACGGGCCATGGGGCATGTCTACACTGCCGCGCCCCGGGAGGCGAGAGGCGTCACAGAGGGTGAGCTGTCGCACGCGGGAGCGGGGGCGGGCCGACGGAGGGCGATCGTCCGGCGGGCGCGGGCATCCGCAGGAGGCGGGCGCGCGCGTATGCGGGACACGATCCGGCGAAACGTCGGATTCCGTGGGGAAGTTCACACGCCGGGAAAGGGCGGACGACCGGGGGATGACGGACGTCATGGCTTGGCCAACTCACCCCTGCGCGTTGGAGTGGATTTCACCGGCTGTCCCTGATGCCCCGATCGCCCCGCGAGGAGAGTGGGCGGCGACCTGGCCGTCACTCACCAAGGGGCATTCATGGCCGAGTTGACCCGTCGCAGACTCCTGGGGACCGCCGCCGGCACGCTGGGCGGCGCCGCGGCGCTCTCCCTCCTCCCGCCGAGCGTCCAGAAGGCCGTCGCCGCCGGGCCGCCGGAGCGCGGCTCCCTGCGGGACATCGAGCACGTCGTGATGCTGATGCAGGAGAACCGGTCCTTCGACCACTACTTCGGCACCCTCAGGGGCGTCCGCGGGTTCTCCGACCCCGACGCGCAGATCCTCGACACCGGCCGCTCCGTCTTCTACCAGCCGGACGCCGAGAACCCCAAGGGCTACCTGCTGCCCTTCCACCTCGACACCCACGCCTCCAGCGCCCAGGCCATCCCGTCCACCAGCCACGCCTGGTCGGTGCAGCACGAAGCCTGGAACAACGGCCGCATGGACCGCTGGCTGCCCGCGCACCGCAAGGCCGACGGCGTCAACGGGCCCTACGTCATGGGCTACTACACGCGCCGGGACATCCCGTTCCAGTTCGCGCTGGCGGAGACGTTCACCATCTGCGACAACTACTTCTGCTCGGTCTTCGGGCCCACCTGGCCCAACCGGCTGATGTGGATGACCGGCTCGATCGACCCCGAGGGCACCCACGGCGGCCCGATCACCAGCAACGTCGCGCCCAAGCCCTACACCTGGACGACCTACGCGGAGCGCCTTCAGACCGCCGGGGTGAGCTGGAAGGTGTACCAGGAGGACGACAACTACGGCTGCAACATGCTGGAGCAGTTCGCCGCCTTCAAGAACGCCGCGCCCGGGTCCGACCTCTACGAGCGCGGGGTGCGCCGCCGGCCCGCGGGGACGTTCGAGGACGACGCCCGCAACGACCGGCTCCCCGCCGTCTCCTGGATCATGCCGACGAGCTACCAGTCCGAGCACCCCGACTACCTGCCCGCCGCCGGCGCGGACTTCGTCGCCTCCAAGATCGAGGCGATCGCCGCGAACCCCAAGGTCTGGCGCAAGACCGCGTTCATCCTCAACTACG encodes:
- a CDS encoding alkaline phosphatase family protein: MAELTRRRLLGTAAGTLGGAAALSLLPPSVQKAVAAGPPERGSLRDIEHVVMLMQENRSFDHYFGTLRGVRGFSDPDAQILDTGRSVFYQPDAENPKGYLLPFHLDTHASSAQAIPSTSHAWSVQHEAWNNGRMDRWLPAHRKADGVNGPYVMGYYTRRDIPFQFALAETFTICDNYFCSVFGPTWPNRLMWMTGSIDPEGTHGGPITSNVAPKPYTWTTYAERLQTAGVSWKVYQEDDNYGCNMLEQFAAFKNAAPGSDLYERGVRRRPAGTFEDDARNDRLPAVSWIMPTSYQSEHPDYLPAAGADFVASKIEAIAANPKVWRKTAFILNYDENDGLFDHVTPPTPPAGTPGEFIKGLPIGAGFRVPAIVISPWTVGGWVATEAFDHTSALRFLERFTGVAEPNVTDWRRETFGDLTSAFRFAHSRPRAPRLPDDTAEQLERAKEEVATLPKPTLPGAEQRFPRQERGWRPQV